The Algoriphagus sp. TR-M9 genome has a window encoding:
- the rimM gene encoding ribosome maturation factor RimM (Essential for efficient processing of 16S rRNA), protein MNKDQSFQLGYVSKVHGLRGEVVVVLDVDYPEDYEGIEHLFLEQKSRLVPFFLEHFVLQPGNKALAKFEDLNSIEQVEDLVGLGAYLPLTALPELEEDQYFYHDLIGFEVFDETKGLIGTVQIVYDLDTQNLLGVTHQDKEVLIPIQDGIIQKVDKAAKKVFCQLPEGLLEIYLED, encoded by the coding sequence ATGAATAAGGACCAAAGCTTTCAGTTAGGCTACGTGTCTAAGGTTCATGGACTTCGTGGAGAAGTGGTCGTAGTGCTAGATGTGGATTATCCAGAAGATTATGAAGGCATCGAGCATTTATTCCTAGAGCAAAAATCCCGGCTGGTGCCGTTTTTCCTGGAGCACTTTGTACTCCAACCTGGAAACAAAGCATTGGCAAAATTTGAGGATCTAAACTCTATAGAACAGGTAGAAGATTTAGTAGGATTGGGAGCTTACCTTCCACTCACCGCACTACCTGAGCTGGAAGAGGACCAGTATTTCTATCACGATTTGATCGGCTTTGAGGTCTTTGACGAGACCAAAGGACTGATCGGAACTGTCCAGATCGTTTATGACCTGGATACACAGAATCTCCTCGGAGTGACACACCAGGACAAAGAAGTTTTGATACCGATTCAGGACGGAATTATCCAAAAGGTGGACAAGGCAGCAAAAAAAGTTTTCTGCCAGCTACCCGAAGGTTTACTTGAAATTTATTTGGAAGACTGA
- a CDS encoding SAM-dependent methyltransferase, with protein sequence MPKGKLFLIPNVLAENTQNAVITPQVREVIANTKVYLVENMRSARRYISSLKLGVNLEQVHMEILDKGTSPEFINRLMQPLINGADIGIISEAGCPGIADPGALAVEHAHKKGIQVVPLSGPSSMFMALMGSGFSGQSFAFHGYLPIDKKEKSAAIKKLESESLRERRAQIFMETPFRNNQLLEDLLKNLSPQTKLCIAKNITGSDEMILTKSAQEWKKIPLDLHKIPTVFVLQSF encoded by the coding sequence ATGCCCAAAGGAAAACTATTCCTCATACCCAATGTCCTCGCAGAAAACACCCAAAATGCTGTCATCACTCCGCAGGTACGAGAGGTCATTGCAAACACCAAAGTCTACCTGGTAGAAAATATGCGCAGCGCCAGGCGATACATCAGCAGCCTAAAACTTGGGGTCAATCTGGAACAGGTACACATGGAAATCTTGGACAAGGGAACCTCCCCCGAATTCATCAACCGACTGATGCAGCCCCTCATCAACGGCGCTGATATAGGAATTATCTCAGAAGCTGGTTGCCCGGGAATCGCAGATCCGGGAGCACTGGCAGTAGAGCATGCGCATAAAAAAGGCATACAAGTAGTTCCCCTATCCGGTCCCAGCTCCATGTTCATGGCATTGATGGGTTCAGGCTTTTCGGGACAGTCCTTTGCTTTTCATGGCTATCTGCCCATTGATAAAAAAGAGAAATCAGCTGCCATCAAAAAGCTGGAATCCGAATCTCTTCGGGAGCGGCGTGCACAGATTTTTATGGAAACCCCCTTCCGAAACAATCAGCTTCTGGAGGACTTACTGAAGAACCTCTCTCCGCAGACTAAGCTTTGCATCGCCAAAAACATCACCGGTTCTGATGAAATGATTCTGACTAAATCCGCTCAAGAGTGGAAGAAAATCCCACTTGACTTACATAAAATCCCCACTGTTTTCGTACTCCAAAGTTTTTAA
- a CDS encoding dipeptidase → MFTIDAHLDLSMNALEWNRDLTLPASDINAREKGLTDKPDRGNAVVSLPYLRAGNIGLVVATQIARYVAPGNTLPGWHSPAQAWAQTQGQLAWYQTMEELGEMTQIKNSAELNTHISLWENGEDNSNKPVGFILSLEGADSIVRVDYLEKAYEYGLRALGPAHYGPGRYAYGTDASAPLSADGKTLLRKMDELGFILDATHLCDLAFWEALEIYKGPVWASHNNCRALVDHNRQFSDEMIKALVDRGAVIGGAMDAWMLSPGWERGKTTPQERNVTLNTVLDHLDHICQVAGNANHIGIGSDLDGAFGKEQAPQDLNSIADLSKIPDLLRQRGYSDEDVRKVMHGNWLNFLRKAWT, encoded by the coding sequence ATGTTTACCATAGACGCCCATCTTGACCTCAGTATGAATGCCCTGGAGTGGAACCGGGACCTTACACTACCAGCCTCGGATATCAACGCCAGAGAAAAAGGACTCACTGATAAACCTGACCGCGGCAATGCTGTCGTGTCACTTCCATATTTACGCGCAGGAAATATTGGCCTGGTGGTAGCCACCCAGATCGCCCGCTATGTGGCACCAGGGAACACACTACCCGGATGGCATTCCCCAGCTCAGGCCTGGGCTCAGACCCAAGGTCAACTAGCCTGGTACCAAACTATGGAAGAGCTAGGAGAAATGACCCAAATCAAAAATTCAGCTGAGTTAAACACTCATATTTCTCTTTGGGAAAACGGGGAAGACAACTCAAACAAACCGGTGGGGTTTATCCTGTCTCTAGAAGGTGCCGACTCTATCGTGCGGGTGGATTATTTAGAAAAGGCCTATGAATATGGTCTTCGTGCCCTGGGCCCAGCGCACTACGGCCCCGGGAGGTATGCTTATGGCACTGACGCCTCGGCGCCATTGAGTGCGGATGGTAAAACTTTGCTTCGCAAAATGGATGAACTGGGATTTATACTGGATGCCACACACTTATGCGATTTGGCATTTTGGGAAGCCCTGGAAATTTACAAAGGTCCAGTTTGGGCAAGTCACAATAACTGTCGCGCACTAGTAGACCACAACAGGCAATTTTCGGACGAGATGATCAAAGCACTGGTGGACAGAGGAGCAGTGATCGGTGGAGCAATGGACGCCTGGATGCTCAGCCCTGGATGGGAAAGAGGAAAAACCACACCCCAAGAAAGAAACGTCACCCTAAACACCGTGCTCGATCACTTGGACCATATCTGCCAAGTAGCAGGTAATGCCAATCATATTGGAATAGGGTCGGATTTAGATGGGGCATTTGGAAAGGAACAGGCGCCCCAGGATCTTAATAGCATCGCAGATTTAAGTAAAATACCTGATCTTCTGAGGCAAAGAGGATATTCTGATGAGGATGTGAGGAAAGTAATGCATGGAAATTGGTTAAACTTCTTAAGAAAGGCATGGACTTAA
- a CDS encoding 30S ribosomal protein S16, with amino-acid sequence MSVKIRLARRGRRKMAIYDVVVADARAPRDGRFIEKIGSYNPNTNPASININNERALKWLLNGAQPTDTVKAMLSYRGVMLKKHLQIGVLKGAITQEQADAKFEAWLNEKETKIAGKTEGINKAKAEARQKALDAETAKNQARLDAIKAREDEQKALLAAAEAANNPAPEEEAATEEAPAAEGETPAEGEDEAKA; translated from the coding sequence ATGTCAGTAAAAATCAGATTAGCACGAAGAGGTAGAAGAAAAATGGCTATCTACGACGTGGTGGTAGCTGATGCAAGAGCTCCACGTGATGGACGCTTCATCGAGAAAATCGGATCTTACAATCCAAACACGAATCCTGCTTCTATCAACATCAACAATGAGCGCGCTCTTAAATGGTTGTTGAACGGAGCTCAGCCTACAGACACTGTAAAAGCAATGCTTTCTTACAGAGGTGTAATGCTGAAAAAACATCTTCAGATCGGTGTTTTGAAAGGCGCTATCACGCAAGAACAAGCTGATGCAAAATTCGAAGCATGGCTGAACGAGAAAGAAACTAAGATCGCAGGCAAAACTGAAGGCATCAACAAAGCGAAAGCTGAGGCACGTCAGAAAGCATTGGATGCAGAAACTGCTAAAAACCAAGCTAGACTAGACGCGATCAAAGCAAGAGAAGATGAGCAAAAAGCACTTCTAGCTGCTGCTGAAGCTGCAAACAATCCTGCTCCTGAAGAAGAAGCTGCAACTGAAGAAGCTCCTGCTGCTGAAGGTGAAACTCCAGCTGAAGGCGAAGACGAAGCAAAAGCTTAA
- a CDS encoding SDR family oxidoreductase: MRLKGKVIIVTGSTMGIGKAIAQKVVAEGAKVIIHGLEEELGMQVVSELGPANARLHIEDIASEGAAGRLVDLALQTWGRLDSLVNNAAIVAASTIYDTDHAFLNRIMEVNTAAPLFLIQAALPHLIASRGAVLNIGSINAYSGEHNLLAYSMTKGALMTMTRNLGDNLFREKGVRVNQINPGWVLTENEIARKKEHGLSDTWYENLPNVYTPSGRLIFPEEIASASVYWLGDESGPISGQVVDLEQFPMIGRNVPKDENTVPLK; encoded by the coding sequence ATGCGTCTTAAAGGAAAAGTCATCATCGTCACCGGGAGTACCATGGGCATCGGCAAAGCCATCGCCCAGAAAGTAGTTGCTGAAGGAGCTAAAGTCATCATTCATGGATTGGAAGAGGAACTTGGTATGCAGGTAGTTTCCGAATTAGGTCCTGCTAATGCCAGGCTTCACATAGAGGACATTGCCAGTGAAGGTGCTGCCGGGAGGCTGGTAGATCTGGCCCTACAGACATGGGGCCGACTGGACTCCCTAGTTAATAACGCTGCGATAGTAGCCGCATCCACTATTTATGACACAGACCATGCGTTTTTAAACCGAATTATGGAAGTCAATACCGCTGCGCCGCTGTTCTTGATCCAAGCAGCACTTCCCCATCTTATAGCAAGTCGTGGCGCAGTTTTGAATATAGGATCTATCAATGCCTATAGCGGAGAGCATAATCTATTGGCATACAGCATGACAAAAGGAGCGCTGATGACCATGACCCGTAACTTGGGTGACAATCTTTTCCGTGAAAAAGGCGTTCGGGTCAATCAGATCAATCCGGGTTGGGTTTTAACTGAAAATGAAATTGCCCGAAAGAAAGAGCATGGGCTTTCCGATACCTGGTATGAAAACCTACCCAATGTCTATACCCCTTCAGGTAGATTGATTTTTCCGGAGGAAATAGCATCGGCTTCAGTGTATTGGCTTGGGGATGAAAGTGGACCTATCAGTGGTCAGGTGGTGGATTTGGAACAATTCCCCATGATAGGCCGAAATGTACCCAAGGATGAAAATACTGTCCCGCTAAAGTAA
- a CDS encoding pyridoxine 5'-phosphate synthase, with product MTKLSVNINKIATLRNARGADNPNVVQVALDAERFGAQGITVHPRPDERHIRYQDVIDLTKVVTTEFNIEGYPDHRFMELVRLVKPAQATLVPDPPDAITSNTGWDTISNREMLTDIVAELHESGVRVSIFINPESKYFEPAKRTGTDRVELYTEPYASTYHKDKEAAVKPYVEVAQLARELGLGLNAGHDLDLQNLAFLKQSIPYLDEVSIGHALICDALYYGLENTIQMYRRKLEL from the coding sequence ATGACCAAGCTCAGTGTAAATATTAACAAGATCGCGACACTTCGCAATGCTCGGGGTGCTGATAATCCCAATGTAGTCCAAGTAGCGCTTGATGCAGAACGATTTGGAGCGCAGGGAATTACCGTACACCCCAGGCCGGATGAACGCCATATCCGCTATCAGGATGTGATAGACCTGACGAAGGTCGTCACTACAGAATTTAATATAGAGGGATATCCCGACCATAGATTTATGGAATTGGTACGCTTGGTCAAGCCGGCGCAGGCTACTTTGGTCCCAGACCCGCCTGATGCCATCACTTCCAATACCGGATGGGACACCATCTCAAACCGGGAAATGCTGACCGATATTGTGGCCGAACTACACGAATCAGGAGTACGGGTGTCGATTTTCATCAATCCAGAAAGCAAGTACTTTGAACCTGCGAAACGCACCGGAACGGATCGGGTAGAGCTTTATACCGAGCCCTATGCTTCAACCTATCACAAGGATAAAGAGGCGGCTGTAAAACCTTATGTGGAAGTTGCCCAATTGGCAAGGGAATTGGGACTAGGACTCAATGCCGGCCATGATCTGGACTTGCAAAACCTGGCATTTCTGAAGCAATCCATCCCTTACCTGGATGAAGTTTCTATTGGCCATGCTTTGATCTGTGATGCGCTGTATTACGGTCTGGAGAATACTATTCAGATGTATAGAAGAAAGCTGGAATTGTAG
- a CDS encoding PorT family protein, giving the protein MVRVFLSGILFLASFAALAQTSVGIRGGYATSAYSYRATPSTRTTSVDGIGKPTFALVFEHFNAKNAGIEVNLQFLSIGFAQVEDEEADVLLTNETQFDYLKLPVLSSFFLGRSGRFQIKLGPHFGYLLQAKDTKREFADASPPEIPTYGGAGDDPRRLMYGITAGAGISKLFGKSTLTGEVRFAYDFTNPEGQDRIFDMNSTNLEFTLAYLFRIRESKNSSTPK; this is encoded by the coding sequence ATGGTAAGAGTATTCCTTTCAGGTATTTTATTTTTGGCATCTTTTGCGGCTTTGGCGCAGACCAGCGTGGGAATCCGTGGCGGATATGCGACCTCCGCTTACTCTTACCGAGCTACACCTAGCACACGGACTACTTCTGTAGATGGCATTGGCAAACCTACATTTGCGCTGGTATTTGAGCATTTCAATGCTAAAAATGCTGGGATTGAGGTGAACCTCCAGTTCTTGAGCATAGGCTTCGCTCAGGTCGAGGACGAGGAAGCGGATGTATTGCTGACCAATGAAACCCAATTTGATTACCTCAAACTCCCGGTGCTTTCCAGCTTTTTCCTAGGCAGATCCGGTAGGTTTCAGATCAAACTAGGCCCTCATTTTGGATATTTGCTCCAGGCCAAGGATACCAAAAGAGAATTTGCCGATGCCTCTCCCCCGGAAATCCCCACTTACGGCGGAGCTGGAGATGATCCTAGAAGACTCATGTATGGCATCACGGCAGGTGCAGGAATTTCCAAGCTCTTTGGTAAGAGTACGCTGACTGGTGAAGTACGATTCGCTTATGATTTCACTAATCCAGAGGGACAGGACCGAATTTTTGACATGAACTCTACCAATCTGGAATTTACGCTCGCGTACCTTTTCAGGATCAGAGAATCAAAAAACTCCTCAACTCCTAAGTAG
- the trmD gene encoding tRNA (guanosine(37)-N1)-methyltransferase TrmD, with the protein MHIDIITVVPGLLDSPFAHSILKRAEDKGVAKIRVINLRDYSTGKQKQVDDYAFGGGAGMVMMIEPIARCIEALQQERTYDEIIYMTPDGVTFDQSIANELSLNQNLLILCGHYKGVDERVRERFITKEISIGDFVLSGGELAAAVVADAVIRLIPGVLNDETSALTDSFQDGLLAPPVYTRPAEYEGMKVPDVLLSGHEAKINEWRFEASVRRTQERRPDLLRNRDQGESDGTSNEK; encoded by the coding sequence ATGCACATTGACATCATCACGGTGGTACCGGGATTGTTGGACAGCCCCTTTGCGCACTCCATTCTGAAAAGAGCGGAAGACAAAGGTGTAGCCAAAATCCGGGTAATCAACCTGAGAGATTACTCAACGGGCAAGCAAAAGCAGGTCGACGATTATGCTTTTGGAGGGGGAGCCGGAATGGTCATGATGATCGAGCCTATTGCCCGATGCATAGAGGCACTACAGCAAGAGCGCACCTATGATGAAATCATCTACATGACGCCGGATGGAGTCACCTTTGACCAGTCCATAGCCAATGAACTTTCACTCAACCAAAACCTGCTGATCCTCTGCGGTCATTATAAAGGTGTGGATGAGCGGGTGAGGGAGCGATTCATCACCAAAGAAATCAGTATTGGCGATTTTGTGCTTTCCGGAGGGGAATTAGCAGCTGCAGTAGTGGCAGATGCTGTGATTCGCCTGATCCCGGGAGTACTGAATGATGAGACTTCGGCATTGACAGATTCTTTCCAAGATGGCCTACTGGCCCCGCCAGTATATACCCGGCCGGCAGAATATGAAGGAATGAAGGTTCCTGATGTGCTGCTATCAGGGCATGAGGCCAAGATAAATGAATGGAGATTCGAAGCGTCGGTTCGCCGAACCCAAGAACGAAGACCGGATTTACTCAGAAACCGGGATCAGGGAGAAAGCGATGGAACATCGAACGAGAAGTAA
- a CDS encoding alpha/beta fold hydrolase, with protein MQLNFKKLGAGKPLIILHGLFGSADNWFSISKELKDNYTLYLIDQRNHGDSPQSTEWNYEVMASDLKEFMDKEGLEKTYLMGHSMGGKTVMNFALKFPEKVEKLIVADIAPRYYPVHHQSILEGLNAIDLKTIQSRKEADDELAKYISEMGIRQFLLKSLGRDSDGFIWKINLPVITEKINNVGEALPEGGSFDGPTLFLAGANSAYVQQSDLDDINTFFPNNEVEFIADAGHWLHAEQPDAVVKEVRKFLK; from the coding sequence ATGCAATTAAATTTCAAAAAACTAGGTGCAGGTAAACCCTTAATCATACTACATGGCCTGTTTGGTTCTGCGGACAACTGGTTCAGTATTTCCAAAGAACTCAAGGACAATTACACGCTATACCTCATAGATCAAAGAAACCATGGAGATTCTCCTCAGTCCACGGAATGGAATTACGAGGTGATGGCCAGTGACCTGAAGGAATTCATGGATAAGGAAGGACTGGAGAAAACATACTTGATGGGGCACTCTATGGGAGGAAAGACGGTTATGAATTTTGCGCTCAAATTCCCCGAAAAAGTGGAAAAATTGATCGTGGCAGACATAGCCCCAAGGTACTATCCGGTTCACCATCAGTCGATTTTGGAGGGGTTAAATGCCATCGACCTGAAAACAATCCAATCCAGAAAAGAAGCCGATGATGAACTGGCCAAGTATATTTCAGAAATGGGAATCCGGCAGTTCCTTCTCAAAAGCTTAGGAAGAGATTCAGATGGTTTTATTTGGAAAATAAACCTGCCTGTGATCACGGAAAAGATCAATAATGTGGGGGAAGCTTTGCCAGAAGGAGGAAGCTTCGACGGCCCCACCTTGTTTCTGGCGGGAGCTAATTCGGCCTACGTCCAGCAGTCAGACTTAGACGATATCAATACATTCTTTCCAAACAATGAAGTGGAATTCATTGCAGATGCAGGGCATTGGCTTCATGCTGAGCAGCCAGATGCAGTGGTAAAGGAAGTCAGGAAATTCTTAAAATAG
- the gltX gene encoding glutamate--tRNA ligase: MSTEVRVRFAPSPTGPLHIGGVRTALYNYLFARKMGGKFLLRIEDTDQTRFVPGAEEYIRESLEWLGITPDESPWNPGAVGPYRQSERKPDYMQYALDLVKKGHAYYAFDTSEELEAMRERLTAARVVQPQYNSITRTQMKNSLTLSEEEVKERLASGDPYVIRVKIPRKEEVRLNDMIRGWVMVQSSTLDDKVLMKSDGMPTYHLANIVDDHLMGITHVIRGEEWLPSAPLHVLLYKFFGWEDTMPEFAHLPLLLKPDGNGKLSKRDGDKLGFPVFPLNWENKENGETAAGFREQGYFSDAFLNFLAFLGWNPGDEREIFSLKELIEAFSIERIGKAGTKFDISKAKWYNEQYLRQKSNAELAQYVVSDAALEEVTILPETAEAIVALMKDRVVFTSEIWEGCKFVVISPTEFDQGVASKRWNSDAVTVLTAYAEMLEAFKGTDFDADTAKTMLGEAAEAKEIKLGKVMQAVRLAVTGVGAGPDLMQIFAILGAEEVAKRIRFALATLEVIG, encoded by the coding sequence ATGAGTACAGAAGTTCGAGTAAGATTCGCCCCTTCACCCACGGGGCCATTGCATATAGGCGGTGTACGTACCGCTCTTTACAATTACCTTTTTGCCCGTAAAATGGGCGGTAAGTTTCTATTACGAATAGAAGATACAGATCAGACCCGCTTCGTACCCGGAGCTGAAGAATACATCAGGGAATCTCTGGAATGGCTGGGAATCACCCCAGATGAAAGCCCGTGGAATCCCGGTGCTGTAGGCCCCTACCGCCAGTCGGAGCGTAAGCCTGACTATATGCAATATGCATTGGATTTGGTCAAAAAAGGCCATGCATATTATGCTTTTGATACTTCTGAAGAACTGGAAGCCATGCGTGAGCGTCTCACCGCTGCCCGCGTGGTTCAGCCACAATACAATAGCATCACCAGAACACAGATGAAAAACTCACTGACTCTATCAGAAGAGGAAGTGAAAGAACGATTAGCATCAGGAGATCCTTATGTGATCCGGGTAAAGATCCCTCGAAAGGAAGAAGTTCGGCTGAACGATATGATCCGTGGCTGGGTCATGGTACAATCTTCCACGCTGGATGATAAGGTGCTGATGAAGTCAGACGGGATGCCTACCTACCACTTGGCAAATATCGTAGATGATCATTTGATGGGAATCACTCACGTAATACGAGGCGAAGAATGGTTACCTTCTGCTCCCCTGCATGTCTTGCTTTACAAATTTTTCGGATGGGAAGATACCATGCCGGAGTTTGCGCACTTGCCGCTGCTTTTGAAGCCAGACGGAAACGGCAAACTGTCCAAGCGTGATGGAGACAAATTAGGCTTCCCTGTTTTTCCTTTGAACTGGGAAAATAAAGAAAACGGGGAAACTGCGGCAGGCTTCCGTGAACAAGGTTATTTCTCCGATGCATTTCTGAACTTTTTGGCATTCCTAGGATGGAACCCGGGTGATGAGCGCGAAATTTTCTCTTTGAAGGAATTAATAGAAGCATTTTCCATAGAACGTATAGGTAAGGCCGGAACCAAGTTTGATATTTCAAAAGCCAAATGGTATAATGAACAATACCTCCGCCAAAAATCTAATGCAGAACTGGCCCAATACGTGGTCTCAGACGCAGCTTTGGAAGAGGTCACTATCCTACCGGAAACAGCCGAAGCCATCGTGGCCCTGATGAAGGACAGAGTGGTCTTCACTTCCGAAATCTGGGAAGGCTGTAAATTCGTGGTGATTTCACCCACAGAATTTGATCAGGGAGTAGCTTCCAAAAGATGGAATAGTGATGCAGTGACAGTACTCACCGCATATGCTGAAATGCTAGAAGCTTTCAAAGGGACTGACTTTGATGCAGATACTGCCAAAACCATGCTTGGCGAAGCGGCTGAAGCGAAAGAAATCAAGCTAGGCAAGGTAATGCAAGCAGTCCGTCTGGCAGTGACCGGGGTAGGTGCAGGACCCGATTTAATGCAGATTTTTGCTATTTTAGGCGCCGAAGAAGTGGCCAAGCGCATCAGATTTGCGTTAGCTACCTTAGAGGTAATCGGCTAA
- a CDS encoding CvpA family protein codes for MSIIDIIIVALLGLGAYEGYRKGFLLGVLGLFGFVIALILGIYFMAPANDWLADNVTEFNLGFPIMGFLVIFFLTLLLIKVAGWILKQVMNLVLLGGLDSTVGAIFGVVKAAFFISLFFWQANLFKLDMPKKWTKDSEMMPFIQPIAPGIVSFVEPFFPSVEESLKQLEEVVEKIKDAATD; via the coding sequence TTGAGCATAATAGACATTATAATCGTCGCCTTGCTTGGCCTGGGAGCCTATGAGGGATACCGCAAAGGATTCCTTCTTGGGGTCTTAGGCCTGTTCGGTTTTGTCATTGCGCTGATTCTGGGCATTTATTTTATGGCTCCGGCCAATGACTGGCTGGCAGATAATGTCACGGAGTTTAATCTGGGATTTCCCATCATGGGTTTTCTGGTGATATTTTTTCTCACTCTTCTTTTGATCAAAGTGGCAGGCTGGATCCTAAAGCAAGTCATGAATCTGGTGCTGCTTGGAGGACTGGACTCCACGGTGGGAGCTATTTTTGGAGTGGTGAAAGCTGCCTTTTTCATCAGTTTGTTTTTTTGGCAAGCGAATCTGTTCAAATTGGATATGCCTAAAAAATGGACAAAAGATTCCGAGATGATGCCATTCATCCAACCTATAGCACCGGGAATAGTCTCTTTTGTGGAGCCTTTTTTCCCGAGCGTAGAGGAGAGTTTGAAGCAGTTGGAAGAAGTAGTGGAGAAAATCAAAGATGCTGCTACTGATTGA
- a CDS encoding GatB/YqeY domain-containing protein, translated as MSLKQKIEGEIKSAMIAKDKARLAALRSIKSLILLEETKSGAKADLTEEDELKLLTKAAKQRKDSADIYEQQARFDLYEVEMAELKILQEFLPKALTDEELTAAVQEIITQTGASSPKDIGKVMGVASKQLAGKADGKAISEKVKVILNS; from the coding sequence ATGAGTTTAAAGCAGAAAATAGAAGGAGAAATTAAATCAGCAATGATCGCTAAAGATAAAGCACGTTTAGCGGCTTTGCGTTCGATCAAATCCCTGATTCTTTTGGAAGAAACTAAAAGCGGTGCAAAGGCTGACCTGACTGAGGAAGATGAGCTGAAACTTCTGACCAAAGCCGCAAAGCAACGCAAGGATTCTGCAGATATTTACGAGCAGCAGGCCCGATTTGATCTGTATGAGGTGGAAATGGCTGAACTCAAAATCTTGCAGGAATTCCTGCCCAAAGCCCTAACTGATGAAGAGCTAACAGCGGCTGTACAGGAAATAATCACGCAAACGGGAGCATCCAGTCCCAAGGATATTGGGAAAGTAATGGGCGTAGCCAGTAAGCAATTGGCAGGCAAAGCTGATGGCAAAGCGATTTCTGAAAAAGTGAAAGTGATATTAAACAGTTAA
- the rplS gene encoding 50S ribosomal protein L19: MSELIKIVEAEYSEVRAKFPTFKAGDTINVHVRIKEGNKERVQQFQGTVIQRKNPNTNGETFTVRKISNGIGVERIFPIISPAIEQIDLLRQGRVRRARLFYLRGRQGKAARIKEKIRVKH, encoded by the coding sequence ATGAGCGAACTAATTAAAATAGTAGAAGCAGAATACAGCGAGGTTAGAGCTAAGTTCCCTACTTTCAAAGCTGGTGATACCATCAACGTACACGTACGTATCAAAGAAGGTAACAAAGAGCGTGTTCAGCAGTTTCAAGGAACTGTGATCCAACGTAAAAACCCGAACACCAATGGGGAAACTTTCACAGTAAGAAAGATCTCTAACGGTATCGGAGTGGAGCGTATTTTCCCTATCATCTCTCCTGCGATCGAGCAAATCGACCTATTGAGACAAGGTAGAGTGAGAAGAGCTCGTCTATTCTACCTAAGAGGACGTCAGGGTAAAGCTGCACGTATCAAGGAGAAAATCAGAGTGAAGCACTAA
- a CDS encoding SMP-30/gluconolactonase/LRE family protein, with product MDLKTTSITKSFYPSQCYLGESPIWHEARKSFFWVDIENGKLFEHHLASSQTSIKTFPHRLALVAQGEKNKLVLALDRRIAAFDLESAELQWLTQVEDKLPLNRFNDGKCDAKGRLWAGTMSTEFTKGAASLYRIGKDLNPNLQLDQLTISNGLAWTADNQTLYFIDSPSREIKAFDFVLETGSISFRKVAVQIPKELGMPDGMSIDQSGMLWVAHFGGSGVYCWNPKSGELIEKIEVPAPHVTSCCFGGENLDTLLITTAQENLSDDQLRNFPLSGDVFLVKTETKGFPAHPFQF from the coding sequence ATGGACTTAAAAACCACTTCAATAACCAAAAGTTTCTACCCTTCCCAGTGCTATCTAGGCGAAAGCCCCATTTGGCATGAAGCTAGAAAAAGCTTCTTCTGGGTGGACATAGAAAACGGGAAACTCTTTGAGCATCACCTCGCCTCTAGCCAAACTAGCATAAAAACATTTCCACACCGCCTAGCCCTGGTCGCACAAGGAGAAAAAAATAAGCTGGTACTAGCGCTGGACCGAAGAATCGCTGCCTTTGATTTAGAATCAGCAGAACTTCAATGGCTTACCCAAGTAGAAGACAAGCTCCCGCTGAACCGATTTAACGACGGCAAATGTGATGCAAAAGGAAGGCTCTGGGCCGGGACAATGAGTACTGAATTTACCAAAGGAGCTGCCTCCCTTTACCGTATAGGCAAAGACCTGAATCCTAATCTTCAGCTCGACCAACTGACCATTTCCAATGGATTGGCCTGGACAGCAGACAACCAAACCCTGTACTTCATAGACAGCCCTTCTCGTGAGATCAAGGCCTTCGATTTCGTTCTGGAAACCGGCTCCATTTCTTTTAGAAAAGTGGCAGTGCAAATTCCAAAAGAGCTGGGCATGCCAGATGGAATGAGCATAGATCAGTCTGGTATGCTTTGGGTGGCACATTTTGGTGGATCAGGAGTTTACTGCTGGAATCCAAAATCTGGGGAATTAATCGAGAAAATCGAAGTCCCCGCTCCCCATGTGACTTCCTGTTGTTTTGGGGGAGAAAATCTAGACACGCTTTTGATCACCACGGCCCAGGAAAACCTCAGTGATGATCAACTTAGAAATTTCCCATTGAGTGGGGATGTGTTTTTAGTAAAGACAGAGACAAAGGGATTTCCGGCCCACCCCTTCCAATTTTGA